The Coregonus clupeaformis isolate EN_2021a chromosome 8, ASM2061545v1, whole genome shotgun sequence genome has a segment encoding these proteins:
- the otud6b gene encoding deubiquitinase OTUD6B, which translates to MEEVTVETAEEILAKQHRKEKKDLQAKIQSMKNAVPKNDKKRRKQLTEDIIKLEADLNQKHNEELQKLDSSSGGGGEKKVEEVVNGVESLALEGEEELKVPKQGRGPSKAQKRRDKKAAAEKERESRIAEAEVENLSGLRHQEGLKLSQKLVERQLQIREISSDGHCMYRAVEDQLGQHGLGLTLKELRAQTAQHMRSHTDDFLPFLTNTNTGDMYTADEFEKYCSDVADTAAWGGQLELRALTQVLQLPIEVLQADSPAIMIGEEFDKSPITLIYMRHAYGLGEHYNSVERLKDPATQGED; encoded by the exons ATGGAAGAGGTAACGGTAGAGACAGCCGAGGAGATATTAGCAAAGCAACATCGCAAGGAGAAGAAGGACCTGCAAG CTAAAATCCAGAGCATGAAAAATGCTGTCCCCAAAAATGACAAAAAGAGGCGTAAACAGCTGACAGAGGATATTATCAAGCTGGAGGCTGATCTGAATCAGAAACACAACGAGGAACTCCAAAAACTAGACTCAtcgtcaggaggaggaggagagaagaag GTGGAAGAGGTTGTGAATGGAGTAGAGTCCCTGGCtttggaaggagaggaggaactgAAAGTTCCCAAACAAGGGCGAGGTCCGTCCAAGGCACAGAAGAGACGG GATAAGAAGGCAGCCgcggagaaggagagagagagtcgtaTAGCGGAGGCTGAGGTGGAGAACCTGTCTGGGCTGAGACACCAGGAGGGACTGAAGCTGTCCCAGAAGCTGGTAGAACGCCAGCTGCAGATCAGGGAGATCTCCTCAG ATGGCCACTGTATGTACCGTGCTGTGGAGGACCAGTTGGGGCAGCACGGTTTAGGTCTGACCCTGAAGGAGCTCCGGGCCCAAACCGCTCAGCACATGAGGAGCCACACAGACGACTTCCTTCCCTTCCTCACTAACACCAACACAGGGGACATgtacacagctg atgaGTTTGAGAAGTATTGCAGTGACGTGGCGGACACAGCAGCCTGGGGTGGACAACTGGAG CTGAGAGCTCTGACACAGGTCCTTCAACTGCCAATAGAAGTGCTCCAAGCAGATTCCCCAGCTATAATGATTGGAGAGGAATTTGACAAGTCACCCATCACCCTTAT TTACATGCGTCATGCGTACGGACTGGGAGAACACTACAACTCAGTGGAACGTCTGAAAGACCCTGCCACTCAAGGGGAAGACTGA